From a single Hippoglossus stenolepis isolate QCI-W04-F060 chromosome 2, HSTE1.2, whole genome shotgun sequence genomic region:
- the pou4f2 gene encoding POU domain, class 4, transcription factor 2 — translation MMMMSLNSKQAFAMAHSSLPEHKYSLHSSSSSALTSNAPSSCSSSRHSNSIINSNGGSSEAMRRACLPTPPSNIFGGLDESLLARAEALAAVDIASQNKSHHHPPHHSPFKPDATYHTMNSLPCTSSSSSSVPISHPSAMSGHHHHHHHHHHHQPLEGDLLDHITPGLSLGAMAGPDGSVVSTPAHPAHMAGMNHMHQAAINMAHVHGLPQHMGMNDVDADPRDLEAFAERFKQRRIKLGVTQADVGSALASLKIPGVGSLSQSTICRFESLTLSHNNMIALKPILQAWLEEAEKSHREKLNKPELFNGAEKKRKRTSIAAPEKRSLEAYFAIQPRPSSEKIAAIAEKLDLKKNVVRVWFCNQRQKQKRMKYSACV, via the exons atgatgatgatgtctcTGAACAGCAAGCAGGCTTTTGCCATGGCCCACAGCAGCTTGCCCGAACACAAGTACTCGTTgcattcctcctcttcatccgcCCTGACTTCCAATGCACCGTCCTCCTGCTCGTCCTCCCGACACAGCAACAGCATCATCAACAGCAACGGCGGCAGCTCGGAGGCGATGCGCCGAGCCTGTCTCCCAACCCCACCG AGCAATATATTCGGAGGCTTGGATGAGAGTTTGTTGGCCCGGGCTGAAGCTCTAGCGGCGGTGGATATAGCCTCGCAGAACAAGAGCCACCACCACCCTCCACATCACAGTCCCTTCAAGCCGGACGCAACCTACCACACCATGAACTCGCTCCCCTGCACctcgtcttcttcctcttcggTGCCTATTTCTCATCCGTCCGCCATGTCcggccaccaccaccaccaccaccatcaccaccaccaccagccccTGGAGGGGGACCTGCTGGACCACATCACTCCGGGACTTTCACTAGGAGCCATGGCTGGGCCGGATGGCTCGGTGGTTTCCACGCCTGCGCACCCTGCCCACATGGCGGGCATGAACCACATGCACCAGGCAGCCATCAACATGGCTCATGTCCACGGGCTACCACAGCACATGGGCATGAACGACGTGGACGCCGATCCCAGGGACTTGGAAGCCTTCGCAGAGAGGTTTAAGCAGAGACGGATCAAACTCGGGGTTACCCAGGCGGATGTAGGGTCAGCGTTAGCCAGCCTGAAGATTCCTGGAGTGGGCTCCCTCAGCCAAAGCACCATTTGCCGATTCGAGTCCCTCACGCTGTCTCACAACAACATGATCGCGTTGAAGCCCATCCTGCAAGCGTGGCTAGAAGAAGCCGAGAAATCACACAGGGAGAAACTTAATAAACCCGAGTTGTTCAACGGCgcggagaaaaagaggaagcgCACGTCGATAGCGGCGCCGGAGAAGAGATCACTGGAGGCCTATTTCGCCATTCAGCCGCGTCCCTCCTCGGAGAAAATCGCAGCAATCGCGGAAAAGCTGGACCTGAAAAAGAACGTGGTGCGGGTCTGGTTTTGCAACCAGCGGCAGAAACAGAAACGAATGAAATACTCAGCATGCGTCTAA